In Cicer arietinum cultivar CDC Frontier isolate Library 1 chromosome 7, Cicar.CDCFrontier_v2.0, whole genome shotgun sequence, the genomic window AAATCCTAATATgtgcataaatatatatattttgtttatatttaaatccCTTCTTTAAGATGATTAGAGGAGAACAAGAAATAGTTCAATCatctttatgaaaaaataacttGCAACGttagtttttaaaacaacatttcATCAGGTAGTAAATCCTAATATgtgcataaatatatatattttgtttatatttaaatccCTTCTTTAAGATGATTAGAGGAGAACAAGAAATAGTTCAATCatctttatgaaaaaataacttGCAACGttagtttttaaaacaacatttcATCAGGTAGTAAATCCTAATATgtgcataaatatatatattttgtttatatttaaatccCTTCTTTAAGATGATTAGAGGAGAACAAGAAATAGTTCAATCatctttatgaaaaaataacttGCAACGttagtttttaaaacaacatttcATCAGGTAGTAAATCCTAATATgtgcataaatatatatattttgtttatatttaaatccCTTCTTTAAGATGATTAGAGGAGAACAAGAAATAGTTCAATCatctttatgaaaaaataacttGCAACGttagtttttaaaacaacatttcATCAGGTAGTAAATCCTAATATgtgcataaatatatatattttgtttatatttaaatccCTTCTTTAAGATGATTAGAGGAGAACAAGAAATAGTTCAATCatctttatgaaaaaataacttGCAACGttagtttttaaaacaacatttcATCAGGTAGTAAATCCTAATATgtgcataaatatatatattttgtttatatttaaatccCTTCTTTAAGATGATTAGAGGAGAACAAGAAATAGTTCAATCatctttatgaaaaaataacttGCAACGttagtttttaaaacaacatttcATCAGGTAGTAAATCCTAATATgtgcataaatatatatattttgtttatatttaaatccCTTCTTTAAGATGATTAGAGGAGAACAAGAAATAGTTCAATCatctttatgaaaaaataacttGCAACGttagtttttaaaacaacatttcATCAGGTAGTAAATCCTAATATgtgcataaatatatatattttgtttatatttaaatccCTTCTTTAAGATGATTAGAGGAGAACAAGAAATAGTTCAATCatctttatgaaaaaataacttGCAACGttagtttttaaaacaacatttcATCAGGTAGTAAATCCTAATATgtgcataaatatatatattttgtttatatttaaatccCTTCTTTAAGATGATTAGAGGAGAACAAGAAATAGTTCAATCatctttatgaaaaaataacttGCAACGttagtttttaaaacaacatttcATCAGGTAGTAAATCCTAATATgtgcataaatatatatattttgtttatatttaaatccCTTCTTTAAGATGATTAGAGGAGAACAAGAAATAGTTCAATCatctttatgaaaaaataacttGCAACGttagtttttaaaacaacatttcATCAGGTAGTAAATCCTAATATgtgcataaatatatatattttgtttatatttaaatccCTTCTTTAAGATGATTAGAGGAGAACAAGAAATAGTTCAATCatctttatgaaaaaataacttGCAACGttagtttttaaaacaacatttcATCAGGTAGTAAATCCTAATATgtgcataaatatatatattttgtttatatttaaatccCTTCTTTAAGATGATTAGAGGAGAACAAGAAATAGTTCAATCatctttatgaaaaaataacttGCAACGttagtttttaaaacaacatttcATCAGGTAGTAAATCCTAATATgtgcataaatatatatattttgtttatatttaaatccCTTCTTTAAGATGATTAGAGGAGAACAAACCCCGCcagtgttatatatatataagcacatcctttaaataaaaagtagttagatttatttaattttttcaaaatagtaAAACaagtaattgtatttttaaaattgtccCATGTTAAAAGTAGTCAAATTTTGCATATATTTAAAactactaaatataatttttttgtttataccGGAGACTAAAGGAAGTATAGTAGAATGATAGGCATAGAAGATTTCCAAAACAATCATATGGTAAAATTATTGAAGGCATTTAAGATAATATATATTACTAGTACTGTGACCTTTTCAATGCACCCTTCAAAAACTTTGGATCCACCTCGAAATAGTGACAGCTACATTCAACATCGGTAACTTCATCTGAAGAGCCACCGTACTCATCAATATAcctatcaaactgataaaacaaataaattaataaaacatcAGTAACTTCATATATGCTAattaaacaaaatgaaaattcataacataaaaactattaaattaatcaaaataatccATTACTATAAAcgaatttaatcaaattaatctCAATTAATTAGTTGAGTTTCTCAAAACAAACCTAGAAATTCTAGCAACTCTAAAAATggagataaatatatttaaaacaaaaataccaAGCAACCATAACATGAAAACAACCTcacatcaaaaataaaaataatagatgaGTCAAATATACTACTaccatattataaaaattaaataaatcaagatATCAAAGTGTAAACAGACGGAGTAAGCGATGAAGATACCATTATAGTGTTTCTCTCTTCGTCTTCTTTTAATAGAAATTGGAGGATCACGAAGAATGACCATTGCGGAGTTTCACGCCCCGGAAGTTCATAGCGAGACTTGCGGATCTTGAAAAATGTCACAAGATCGTCTTTCACAGTGGAAGCttctatttaaaatataaaagtgagAGGTGGACAATAGATATCGCTGCCTACGAgggttttttttctctctctttctcgcGGCCAACAATGGCTCTGTTTCTTCTCTTCGAAGCCGCTAATGGTTCCGCCTTGTTCGAAGCTCACTGTATTGACGAGATCGGTCAGAACACCGAAGCTGTTAGAAACTCCGTTACGGATTTGAATAGGTTCGGTAAAGTTGTTAAGCTTCGCTCTTTCAACCTTTTTACCTTTGCTCTTGATGCACTCGAACAAGTTAACGCCGTCACCGAAGGTGTTATGACTGATGAGCTAAGGACTGTTTTGGAGACTAACTTACCTAAAGTGAAGGAAGGTAAAAAGCCAAAGTTCTCATTAGGTGTAGCTGAATCTAAGCTTGGTTCACAGATCCGTGACTAAAATTCCATGCCAACGCAACGAGTTTGTGTTGAGTGAGAGTGTTTAAAGAGAGATCGAGAACCTTCCTCTTTCTTTGAGTGAGAGTGTTAGAGAGGGAGGGAAAGGGAGAGGGGGCAAGAAAGAGGGAGAGCGAAAAGTTTCTTTTGTTGAGAGAAGAGAGAGGTTTATGTTGATGATGAGTGAGGGCTAGGGTGAGGCGCCCAGACATAAAGAGACCGTTGGGGTAGGACAAAAAGTGTTGTGGTGGTACTCTTATTTCTCTCTCTTAATCATTTGTTTTAATTGAATCTATCGTTAAACCACGTTGAGTATTGAAACCAAATAAATAACACTAgcaataattaattacatttctATTCTTctaaatcaaaaatataaattcaataataataataataaatagatcGACCAAAATTaagattcaattaaaataagaggaataaaattataaaattaaattgcatttaatcttaataataacaaagttacaaatcaattaaaatagggGATTAAAActgcaaaattaaaaatataaactaaaattgcatttaatcctaataataataataaaatcaatgtCTCGTAAGTTTTTTAAGTTATAAGTTTAGAAGACTTACTTATAGAGTTAAAGTGTTGTAGTGCCTCAACGGTCTGCCTCGTAAGTTGAAAAGACTGAATTAGTGGATAAATCATTTAATATGAGGGGACTCGACGTAGCTACCATGTGCATAAATCTTTATATATCGTGGTGTTTTCCCCTCTGCcctgatattttattttattgttgcaTTTGtcatattatatttgttgtagTATCTcgaactaaatttaaaaaaaaaaaattcaataaaataaaacacaattcaactcctATTCTTGCATTTTTGTTGTAGTGCTTTGTTGAGAGAGAAGGTTTATGTTGACCATGAGTGAGAGTGAGTGTGAGTGTGAGTGTGAGTGTGAGGGTCAGGGTGAGGAGCCCAATCAGAAAGAAACCGTTGCGAGTAGGACAAAGAAGTGGAAAAATTAAAACCCTCCCCCTCCATTTTTATATCTATACCTccataattttatgaaaatgcCAATtatattctcaattttttttactattttatcaatttaaaattgtttttttttttttactattttatcttttttggtaggtaaaagttttccggtaactttcggaaattttttttgaagaattccAATACACTTACTTTcgaaaaattgtttaagtttttTGGTACATAAAATTTTTACCAGAAAACTTCATTTGAGAGATTTCCTTACAAAAGTGCAcaccatttttaaaaataataatataccataaataattaataatgaataCACTATAAATACACCATTGAATAATGAATACACTATaaataatataccataaataatgaatacaccgtaataattaataatcaatATACCATAAGTTGTCGGAAATGTTAAACCTCAAGTTTTCCGGAATAAGCTATGAGAAAAGTTCAAAAAAGCTTTCTGAAACAATGTTCTATATCggagaatttcaaaaaatgttttCCGAGAGAAGCTTTTTTGTACCGGAGATCTTCAAACAAGTTTTTCGGAGTGTATCTTGTGTACTGGAGAACTTGtattcaagttttccggaagtttagaaagaaaaaaaaaactcactctTGAGTTCTGGAAAACTTAAAATGGAAAATGGTCGTTTCTGATTTGGGAGTATAGGTATAATTAGGAAGTATGAAGTAAAATTTTCAAGTGTTGTggtttattacttttattactCTCTTTCTTACTAGTTAGCTTTAATGGAATCTATCATCAAACCATTCAGTAttgaaactaaataaataacactgacaataattaattacatttctATTCTTccaaatcaaaaatctaaattgaataataataataataataataataataataataataataataataataaagtctaaatatagttttagtctctttattttaattgatttataattttggttttcttatttttaatttcataattttagtctccctattttaactgattcTTAATTTCGCAATTTTGATCCTcctatttcttaaaattaagaCATTTTATCCTacctatatatttaattattaatattatttcgaTCAATAATGacgttgttttattttatttttttaacgatTATTTggacttatttttttaaaaaagtgtagctcatgtttttaaaaaataaaattcactactcatattttaaaaataatttttaaaacaatagctagctcttattattaattaaaagaaatacaaaataaaataagatggttgaaaatacatttttacctttttaaaaagtattgtgattttatgtacacctttgagaaaataaatagagGTATACAATGAATCacaataactttaaaaaaagtaaaaaaaaaaaaaattgacttcttatttcatattatggttattttaattaataattagagctagtaatttaaattaaaaaaaatataattgtgataacattattaatagtaatttaaattactagctctaattattaattaaaatctcTAGTTAGGAGAAAATGtctcaattttaagaaatagagagagaaaaattgtaaatttaaaaatagatggaccaaaattaagaattaattaaaatagggGGATAAAGttgcaaaattataaatatggagacaaaatattacaaatcagttaaaataagggactaaaattgtaaaattataaatttggggacaaaatattataaatcagttaaaataggaggactaaaATTGCACTTAAGTTTAATATTAGTAATAAAATCAATGTCTTGTAGATTTTTTTAAGTTGTAAGTTCAGAAGACTTGACTTATTCGGTCAAGGTGTTGTACTGCCTCAACAGTCGGTATGTTTCAAGCTGACTTGAAGGATCAGATGTTGTAATTCAGGTTCTGAATTAATGGATAAACCATTTAATGTGATGAGATTGGACATAACTACCACGTGGATAAATCCTTATATGTCGTGGTGTTTCCCCCTATACCctgatattttgttttagtgttGCCTCTGTaatgttatatttgttttaGTATCTcgaatcaaatttttaaaaagaagttttcaataaggtaaaatacaattcaactCATCTTCTCGTGtttttgcaccttcaattggcattacAACTCAGTTTCAAGGTTGATCACTTTATAGTGTTTGAGAAAACATCCACTTTTCGATATGTCTGGTTTTGGTTATAAAGTATTaggaggaaacatcaacaaacGCCCTTTGATTGATGCTGTTCAGCACCATACGGATGCTCTTGGATGGACCTCCTTCCTAAAGATCTCTGAATCATTTTTCCCAGAAGTCGTTCGTGCTTTCTATTGCAACGCCAAAACCTTTGCTGACAAATctctttttatctcaaaaataaaaggagTAGAAATCAGATTGACTCCAGACATTTTGGCCAACATTCTCCAGCTTCCAACAGAAGGGCCATCTGTCTATGGTGACAATTGGTATGCAGCTCTGGGTCTTAGAAAGACAGATGTGTAGACTGAGCTTTTTGAAGAAAACTCCAAACGTTATTTAGCCACTTACTTAAAGCCTCTTCCTAAAGTCTTCAACAATATGTGTCAACATACTCTACTTCCacactgtggaagtcatgagtacgTTTCTGATAATGACGCCTTGCTCATCTATCATCTGTTAAACTGCAAGAGATTGAACTTACCTCATGTTATTCTCCAGCACATGATCTGTGCAGCCCAGAAAGATTACAAAAAGAATATtgtgccttatggcatggtcctgACTAAAATCTTCAAGCATTTTGGAGTATCTCTTGCATCTGAAAAATCCTTGATCAAAATTTCCAAGTTTTCCACAAAAAATTTATCTCACATGCGCAACACTGCCTCTGCTCCAACAACTACTCTTCCATCCTGTCCCATCTCTCTCAAAAGGAAGAGATCAGCCGGAAGACGACCTTCCAGaaattctatttctttttcttctccttctacTGATCCCAATACAATCTCAGACAAAACTCCTacaccagaacgttctccaccccctccagaacgttctccagaacaTATTCCATCACATCCTactctttttgctcaaacatcTGGCGCTATCCCTTCACATATTCCCTCTTTTTCTCAACCACCTCACTGCCCTCCACATGACTTTAGTACTCTCTTATCTAATCCTCTTCTGTCTACCATGTCTCCACTATTTGTTTCACCACAGAAAACCAGTTCTTCCATTTTTGGAATAAGTCAGTTTTTGAACCTTCCCACTCCTGCTGACCACTCTACCTCATCTGTTGGCCCCCTACCATCTATTTCATCTTCTTTTGCCTCTCTNNNNNNNNNNNNNNNNNNNNNNNNNNNNNNNNNNNNNNNNNNNNNNNNNNNNNNNNNNNNNNNNNNNNNNNNNNNNNNNNNNNNNNNNNNNNNNNNNNNNNNNNNNNNNNNNNNNNNNNNNNNNNNNNNNNNNNNNNNNNNNNNNNNNNNNNNNNNNNNNNNNNNNNNNNNNNNNNNNNNNNNNNNNNNNNNNNNNNNNNNNNNNNNNNNNNNNNNNNNNNNNNNNNNNNNNNNNNNNNNNNNNNNNNNNNNNNNNNNNNNNNNNNNNNNNNNNNNNNNNNNNNNNNNNNNNNNNNNNNNNNNNNNNNNNNNNNNNNNNNNNNNNNNNNNNNNNNNNNNNNNNNNNNNNNNNNNNNNNNNNNNNNNNNNNNNNNNNNNNNNNNNNNNNNNNNNNNNNNNNNNNNNNNNNNNNNNNNNNNNNNNNNNNNNNNNNNNNNNNNNNNNNNNNNNNNNNNNNNNNNNNNNNNNNNNNNNNNNNNNNNNNNNNNNNNNNNNNNNNNNNNNNNNNNNNNNNNNNNNNNNNNNNNNNNNNNNNNNNNNNNNNNNNNNNNNNNNNNNNNNNNNNNNNNNNNNNNNNNNNNNNNNNNNNNNNNNNNNNNNNNNNNNNNNNNNNNNNNNNNNNNNNNNNNNNNNNNNNNNNNNNNNNNNNNNNNNNNNNNNNNNNNNNNNNNNNNNNNNNNNNNNNNNNNNNNNNNNNNNNNNNNNNNNNNNNNNNNNNNNNNNNNNNNNNNNNNNNNNNNNNNNNNNNNNNNNNNNNNNNNNNNNNNNNNNNNNNNNNNNNNNNNNNNNNNNNNNNNNNNNNNNNNNNNNNNNNNNNNNNNNNNNNNNNNNNNNNNNNNNNNNNNNNNNNNNNNNNNNNNNNNNNNNNNNNNNNNNNNNNNNNNNNNNNNNNNNNNNNNNNNNNNNNNNNNNNNNNNNNNNNNNNNNNNNNNNNNNNNNNNNNNNNNNNNNNNNNNNNNNNNNNNNNNNNNNNNNNNNNNNNNNNNNNNNNNNNNNNNNNNNNNNNNNNNNNNNNNNNNNNNNNNNNNNNNNNNNNNNN contains:
- the LOC140918871 gene encoding nucleolar protein 56-like — protein: MALFLLFEAANGSALFEAHCIDEIGQNTEAVRNSVTDLNRFGKVVKLRSFNLFTFALDALEQVNAVTEGVMTDELRTVLETNLPKVKEGKKPKFSLGVAESKLGSQIRD